CCCAGTTGATATTGCTCCTGAAGGTCATCAAATCTTTGTATCCCATAACGACAAAGTAGGGATTATCGGACTCGTGGGTACATTGCTTGGTGAGAACGATGTAAACATCGCTTCCATGCAAGTGGGACGTAAAATTGTTGGGGGCGCTGCAATCATGCTGCTGACCGTTGACAAAGCCGTTCCTAAGCATGTCCTTGTGAAACTCGCTGGATTACCAGAAATTAACACCGCTGAAGAAATCATCCTTCTTTAATCTATAATATAGAAAGGCCATTCCAGAATGTACTGGAGTGGCCTTTCTTATATTTTACGAATCTTTTTCTTCCTATATTATGAACGAAGGGATTATCCTTCCATCAATATCAGTAAAACCATACTTTTCAGCAAGCTTTCCAACCAGCTGCGGCTCACCGGACATAGACATAACCTTTGGATCAGCGGCTAGTGCAGTCACTGCTCGACCAATATATGTCGTCGATTCACTCATTTTCAGTTCCTCAACTTCTTGCCAATGTTCCTCATCTGTATTCATGGCTTCTAGAACCGCTTCTGTTCTCATCCATCCAGGTGAAAGTGGCATAACCGCAATGCCGTCATCCTTTAACTCCTTCGACAATCCGAAAGCCATACGTAAAAGTGCATTTTTAGAAAGATCATAATAAAAGTTGCCTAAATATTTATAATGATCCCAGAAGGTTGTATGGATAATTAGACCACCAGTTTTTGCCTTGCGCATCAAGGGAATTGCGTAATAATTTGTGATCATCTGTGCTCTCACACCGGCATTAAACATATTGTCCCAATGAGCTGTAGGCAGCTCCCAAAAAGGCTTCTGCTCGATAGCTAAATCATTGCCTCCCCATACGTTGTTAACTAAGATATCGAGCCGACCTTGCTCTTCAGCGATCTGGCGGATCACTGCTTCTGTTTCTTGATCCTTCGTATGGTCACATCGTATTACCGCACCAGAACCTCCACTTTCTTTTATTTCTCTAAGTACGCTATCTATACTCCCCTTAATATGTTCTGTGACGGATACATCTGTGGTCCTCCCTGTAATATAGACAAAAGCTCCTCTTCTCGCTAATTCTAAAGCGATCCCCCTCCCAGCACCTCTGCTGCTCCCGGTAACCAATGCGACTTTCCCTTTCAATGTCATAGCCCTCAACCCTTTCCACATGAATTCGGATTTCAATATTCTGTGAATATTCCTTACGTTTTATAAGTATAACCCGTATATATGACATCAACTGACATATATAATATAATCATAATTTAGAAATGATTAATGGTGATCGTCCAATCATTAATTCGAGGAGGTACAATAGCCTAATGAGAGCCGACCGTTTGTTATCAATATTACTTCTGTTGCAAAATCGTGGAAAAATGACTTCTAGAGAATTGGCCCAAACACTCGAGGTATCAGAACGAACTGTGTTTCGTGATATGGAAGCATTAAGTGCTTCAGGAATACCCATTTTAGCTGAACGTGGTCGTGAAGGAGGCTGGATGCTAACTGAAGGGTACCGAACCTCCCTAACGGGAATGAAGCCACAAGAGATTGGTTCACTGCTTCTGTCCGCTGACGCATCTATAATGAAGGATCTGGGGATACAAGACGACTACTCTTCCGCTCTTCTCAAACTAGAGGCTGCATCCTCACATCGACTTAGTAACCCAGCAAATTACCTAAGCGAGCGTATTCATATTGATGGCGCCAGTTGGCATCCTTCGGATGAGACTTATCCGTTCCTATCTGTACTGCAGAGAGCACTTTGGGAGGACCGTAAAGTAAAAATCACTTATCTCCGGAGCAACGAGACAACGGTCCGTTTCATTGAACCTCTTGGGTTAGTTGCAAAACGCGGAGTATGGTATGTCGTAGCCAAAAGCAAAGATGAACTACGAACCTTTCGTGTGTCCAGATTAGTTAACGTTGAGGAGACACATGAGTGGTTTAAAAGACCTGATGACTTTGATTTAAAACAGTACTGGGAAGAGTCCACCACGGCCTTTAAAGCAGCACTGCCAAAGTATCAAGTAAAGCTAAGGGTTAAAACATCTGTCTTAAAAGAATTACAGCGAGAAAGATTCGTCTCTGTCCAATTAATAGAGCCAACAAGCAATGCTGAGTGGGTGAACGTAGATGCCGAATTTAATACGATCGAGTCGGCCTGCCGGATAATCCTTTCTTTTAGTCCCTCGGTTATTGTACTTTCACCGCAAGAACTTTTAGAGATGGTAAAGTCTGCTATCGCAAAAATTTCCGCTATTTATGAGGATTTTTGACACGAAATCTAAAGAACTACTCCGAAAAGAAGATTTATGTCAGTTCTTACTATAGACCAATCACCTTTAAATCCCATATAATAACACCAATACATAATATTAATAAGGAGGACATTATACCAATGAACTGGATGCATAAACTTCCGTTAAAACAAAGAATTGTTGCCGGATGTTACCTCGTTGCCGCACTATTTGCCATTCCTGTTTTAGTTACTTTTATGATCTTAGGCAACATTATTTTGGGTATTGTTCTAATCGTTGTTCTTGCTGCTCTAACTTTCCCAGTGGCCCGCTTTATCGAGAGAACGCTTACATCTTCTTTTGATGACATCGCGAATGTATCTCATAGTATTTCAAAAGGGGATTTTACTAGTAGAGCCGACGAGAACGGGTCTATGGGGGACGTAAGTCGTTCCTTTAATACTATGATTGACAAGCTCAAGAAGATTTTGACAGAAGCATCACAAATCACTCGTCAAGTTATGGATGCAAGCCGTGGAATCGAAGATAAGAATCAGAATTTGAAAATTGTCATGGCACAGGTAGCCTCTTCGTCTAACGAGCTAGCTCTTGGTGCAAATGAAATATCTACGGATATCGCTGAAATGACAGAATCCATTAAAGATATTGAGAATAAAGTATCCAATTATACGAACTCAACGAAAGAAATGAACAGACGTTCAATACATACATTAGAACTAGTTGAACAAGGACGGCAGTCCGTTGATACTCAAGCTGAAGGCATGCGCAAAAACATCCAGGCTACTCAAAAAGTAGCTGATACAATCGAAGCCCTGTCTCATAATGCTCGCGGAATTACGATGATTACAAAAACCATCACAGAGATCGCTGAGCAGACCAACCTCTTATCGCTGAATGCCTCCATCGAAGCAGCACGCGCCGGAGAGCATGGTCGAGGTTTTGCTGTAGTCGCACAGGAGGTTCGTAAACTTGCCGAGGAATCAACAGCTTCAACGAAGGAAGTCTTTGGCTTAGTTCGGAGCATCGAAACTGATATCAAACAAGCGATTGACAATATCGCTATCAACGAAGAAGTCGTACAGGTACAGAATGAGATGATCACTCAATCTGCTCATATCTTTGCTCAAATTGTGCAAAGTGTGCAGTATATTACCGAGCAAATCTCTTCCTTCTCTGCTGAAAGTGATCTGATGTTGGAAAGTGCCTTGAAAATTTCAAGTGCAATAGAGAATATCTCTGCAATCACACAGCAAACCGCTGCCGGCACCGAGGAAGTATCCGCGGCTATGAATGAACAAATTAATGCCCTGCAGTCCGTCGCTGAAGAAACTGAGAAAATGACACAGGCTGTGTTTAATCTACAGAAGACTATCCATATTTTCAAGTTTTAAGTCACTTGCAAATCATATAAACAAGTCCAAAAACTCCTCCTAAGTTTTGACTTAGGGGGAGTTTTTTTATATCTATTATTTCATAGGTTGGACAAGACTTTCGTCAAAATTCGAGTTAATTTGCGAAAATATATTGACAAAGGTACTCTAGGAATATATTGTAAAGGAAAATTCTTCTTATAAATTTTAAAATTAATATTGGCAAAATCTTCGAAAGAGGATGACGCAAAACCATGGATCTACAGCCTCATTATTAATCAGAGGCCATGACTGCCAGGTTGCAGAAAACCAAGACGACTGAACAATTGTTCAGTCTCTATGGCGATTTATGCCACCAACCTGTGCCCTAATTCAGAGCACAGGTTTTCTAATGTTTGATTTTAAAATAACAATCAACTTGTGAGGTGTATTTTTTGAAGACAGTCGCAGATTACATGTCGGAAGCACTACGGAACCTAGGAGTTACCCATTCCTTTGGTATTATTGGGAAATCCATTTGTCCTATTGTTCTTAAAATGGTAGATTACGGTATTGAATTTATTCCTGGGAGACATGAGTCCAGTTCCGGCTTCGAAGCAGCCGGGTATGCGCTTAAAACTGGAAAACTAGGTGTAGCTTTTGGTACTTCAGGTCCTGGTGGAACAAACCTATTAACTGCAGCAGCACATGCTAAGGCTAACAACCTACCTGTCCTATTTATTACTGGCCATCAATCTATTAAAGAGCTTGGAATTCCCCAATGTCAGGACTCTACTTCTTTTCTAGCTGATTTAGCTGATATGTTTAGACCTGCCACCTTATATAGCAAGCTTATTGAACGTGGAGATCACTTTAACACAATCTTTAATCATGCCATATCCATTGCTTTGAGCGGTAATCGTGGTCCAGTTCACCTTTGTATTCCCTTTGATGTACAAACGGAATTGCTAGAGGAATGTAATATTGTAATCCCTGAACGCGAATCACTGGTTAGCCATGCTAATATCGACCGTGTACTTGATGCTATAAATAACTCTAAGAATCCAATAATTATCGCGGGTAAAGGCGTTAACCGCTCAGGAGCACATAGTGAGCTAATTCAATTAGCGGAAACATTTAATATTCCTGTAGTTACATCTCCAGGTGGTAAAGGGGCTATAGCTTGGGATCATCCACTCTATCACGGTCCAATTGGAGTAGGCGGTTGTACCCATGGGGATGACTTGCTGAATCAAAGTGATCTATTTATCGTTCTCGGGTCACGTTTAAGTGATATGACTATTTGTAATCTTAAAAGGGAAAATCATCCTGCAACATTAATTCAGTTTGATAGCGATCCGACTTTTGTCGGAAAAATATTGTTCTCTAAAACGATTCCAGTGACTGGAGATCTACGGGACAATCTAGTTTACTATCTCAATAATATTGACACGAACAACATCACAAAACGCGAAGCACCGACAAATTCCGATTATACCGAAGAGCCTCCGATTTTACCAAACCTTTCACTTGCATCGGTCTTGAGTACGATGAGTGATTTGATTCCTTATAACAGCACAGTCTTTGTTGATGATGGAAGTCACGGTTTCCATGCTGCGAAATGGTACAAGGTTAAGAAACCGGGCAGTTTTGTTTTCGATGCTTACTTTGCTTGTATGGGTAATTCCATCGGAATGGCGATTGGTGCAAAGGTTGCTGCTCCAGAAGAAACGATCTTCTGCATTACAGGAGATGGCTGCTTTATGATGCTAGGCGCAGAGATTAACGCTGCTGTCTGCAAGGATATTCCTGTCATATTCATTGTTGTGAATAATAAACAGCTAGATATGGCTCTAAAAGGTATGGAAAAAACTACAGGACGTATTGACGGAACTATCTACGAAGTCCCTATGGATGCTGTGAAATTCGCAGAATCACTAGGCGCTAAGGGTTACAAATGTGAGACAGCGGAGGAGTTCGAAACAGCCATCAAGGACGCTGTTGCCATCAACCGTGTTGCCGTCATTGAACTGCTAACAGACCGTGATGAGGTCCCTCCGACTGCTCACCGTACTTTGAACCTAAATTAGGAGGTCACTTATGAAAGACAATGTAAACAGTGGTCTGAACCACTTCACGAATCTCTCTGGAGACTACGGAGCTAAAGCACTGGCTCCGATTAAAGAACATTTCCCCGATTTGGCTGAATTTATTATGGGGAATGCCTACGGCGATATTTTTCAACGCAACACAATCGAAGCTGACTGGAAGGAAATCGCAGTTATCTCTGCCCTGATTTCGATGGGTCAGTTTGATCAATTGGGTGTTCATTATGTCATGGCTCTTCGTGTGGGAGTTACTGTAGAACAACTCAAAGGTATTCTATTACACTTAGTACCCGCTATAGGGGCACCTAGAATCATCACCGCTTTTAATATTCTTCTCGAAACGATTGAAGAAATAAAGTAACTATTTTCAGTAAATTAAAATATCGGGAGAGATGTTAACGTGGGACAGTTTATTTTAAAGACAGACACTACTAAAAAAGTGATCAATATTGAGCTGGAAGGAACATTTTCTGAAGAAGATGGTCTGAAATCTATCCAAGCTTATCAACAAACTATTAATCCTATCACTCCAGCAGACTATGAATTACAAATCGACTGCAGAAAGCTAAACGTAACTGCACCTGATGTTGTACCTCTTTTGGAAGGTTGCTTCGTAATGTTTAAGAATGATGGATTTGTAAAAGTAAATCTAACCCTTGAGAATAACCCAATTCTTAAAATGCAGCTTGCTCGTCTGGGTCGTAAAGCAGGACTAGATAACATCGAGATCATTTCCACCGTTACAGCTTAATTCTTCTTATAACTAAAAAAACTATAGAGTTTTTCAGGAGGATTCATTCATATGACCGGAATTCGTATTCAAGACATTGATATCTATCATCCTAGTAATAAAGTTGGTAACGACTTTTTTATTAAGCATTTTGACGAAAAGGGTATTGATATCCGAGGTCTACTGACCACTTTAGGTCGTGATACGCGCTATAGCATTAAGAATGAGGAAGAAAATTCTCTTACGATGGCTTTTGAGGCTGCCAGTAATGTGTTGGATAAAAATGGTCTCACTGGCGCTGATATCGATCTTATTGCCTATGCAAGTCAAACTCCTGAATATATCTTTCCTACTAACTCTTTAATGATTCACCGTTTAATTAACGGCGCATCCCATACAATTTGTATAGATAGCAACGCTAACTGTGCAGGTATGACTGCTTCCGTAGAACAGGTGAGCCGTCAAATGCAAGCCAATCCTAGAATTAAACGTGCTTTGGTCATCGGATCCGATTATGTAGCACCTCATGCAGATAAGAATGATCCAGTCTATTATGCTAACTTCGGTGATGCAGCTGCGGCAGTCCTTCTTGTGCGCGATGATAATGCGGTAGGCTTCATTGATTCTGTCTATCAAACAGACACATGCGTTTATGGCAACTCCATGTTCCCGGCTGAAGGCTTGGCTAATCTGGGTAGAAAAGGCGTAGCGGCTGGAGAATTCAATGTGAAGTTCATTCCATTTGATGATTCCATTTGCGTAGATGCTGCTTCTGAATCGATTCGCACGCTTCTATCAGATAACAACATAGCGCCTGAATCTATTAAAGCGGCCTGTTTCTCACAGCTTTCACTGCCTAATATCGTTGGTGTTTGTGAAAAAGTGGGTATTGATCGTGAGGTTGCGGTTTACATAGGTGATGAATTCGGGTACACCTCAACCAGTAGCCCGTTTATCGCTCTACACAAAGCTATTACTACAGGAAAGATCGAACGCGGAGATAAAGTTCTGTTCTGGACAGTGGGCGCTGGATGGCAAAACGTTGCATTTGTTATTGAATATTAAGCGTTACAACCTAAAAAGCGGCAGGCCAAGGATTATCCTTAGCTTGCCGCTTTTTAGGTTGATCTGTTCTTTAGGACTCGCTGGCAAAGGATAACCCCTTTACAGTGAGCGCACGCCGTAGTACATCAATCCCTTTTGGTCCCATCCCATGGAGCTGCAGAAGCTCTGACTCAGTGAGCTTACTGATTTGGTGAATCTGTGTATACCCAGCACCATGAAGTGCTCGAAGTGCAGGCTTAGATAGTCCACTCGGTAGATCAGATTCTGTTCCATTAAACATAGACATATGCATCTCCCTGATCACTGATATCTTTCATGTTTTTCCCAGCCCATGGTACGCGCTACAGCGTCTTTCCAGGCGTTGTAACGTCGTTCACGCTCATCTATACCCATTACAGGTGAAAAGACCCTCTCAGCTTTGTTAAAGCTTTCTAGCTGCTCTCTTGTCCAAACTCCTGAGGTTAATCCAGCCAGAAGTGCTGCTCCCAGCGCAGTCGTCTCCGCATATGTAGTTCGAGTAACTTCACTACCGAGGATATCAGACTGAAACTGCATCAGCAAATCATTACGAACCGCTCCACCATCTACACGAAGTCCGGTCAATGGCATGCCTGCATCTTTTTCCATCGCCCCAATTACATCTCTAGACTGAAATGCTAATGACTCTAACGTTGCTCTTACCAAATGCCCCGAGGTGGTTCCTCTAGTTAGACCGAAGACTGCTCCACGTGCATACATATCCCAATAAGGGGCACCTAGTCCAGTAAAAGCAGGTACGACGACAACCCCTTCACTGTCCTCTACTTCCCGCGCTTTGTCTTCCGAGCCTGCCGGCTCCGTTATGAGTCCTAACCCCTCCTGAAGCCATTGTACAGCCGCTCCGGCTACAAACACACTGCCCTCGAGTGCATAATAGAGCTCATCCCCCATTCCCCATGCTACAGTGGTCAACAACCCATGACTGGAGACTACAGCTTCTGTACCTGTATTCATCAGAATAAAGCATCCAGTTCCATATGTGTTTTTGGCACTGCCGGGTTCAAGACAAGTATGTCCAAACAAAGCAGCTTGTTGATCCCCCAATACAGAGTGAATAGGTATTTCTGTCCCGAACCACTGCGCGTCTGCTGCTCCAAATTCACTACCGGACATCCTCACTTCTGGCAGGATGGAGCGTGGTACACGAAGCTCCTCCATTAGCACTTCGTCCCAGCAGCGCTCATGTAGATTATATAGCATCGTACGCGATGCATTAGTTACATCAGTAGCATGTACAGCCCCGCCAGTAAGCTTCCAGATTAGCCAGCTGTCTACTGTCCCAGCTAGTAGCTCGCCATTATTCGCCCGCTCTCGTGCGCCTTCTACATGATCAAGAATCCAGGAGAATTTTGTTGCAGAAAAATAAGCATCCACAACGAGTCCCGTCTTGCTAGCAATGAGTCCCTCTAACCCCTTACTCTTGATCTCTTCACACAGCTCTGCAGTACGTCTGTCCTGCCACACAATCGCAGGATAAATCGGCTTGCCTGTTGCTCTATCCCAGATCAGGGCCGTTTCCCTCTGATTTGTAATTCCAATGGAATATACTTCCTGAGGTGTTATCCCGCCCTGAGTAATCGCATCTCTTGCAGCTGCAAGCTGTGACGCCCAAATTTGCTCTGGGTCATGCTCCACCCAGCCAGGGTGTGGGAAAGATTGTTCAACCTCATATTGCCCTTGTGAGACGATTCTAGCGTCCTCATCGAACACTATGGCTCGTGAACTGGTAGTCCCTTGGTCTAAAGATAAAATCATTTGATGGCCTCCCAAGCATAAACAATGAGATATGTTCCACGATGAACAAGATTAATGTGTTTGTTTCAACAAAAAGCACCTCTGCTGTCAGAGGCGCTATCACACATTGTGTTTGGAATTACTGTTTTTCGACAGGAAGTCTTAGGGTAAAGGTTGTACTTTCGCCCAACTTACTGGAAGCTGAAATGGTTCCGTGATGCGACTCAACAATATTTTTAACAATCGCAAGCCCGAGTCCCGTTCCACCTGATTCTCCCCGTACACGTGCCTTATCGGCTTTGTAGAAACGATCAAATAT
This genomic stretch from Paenibacillus sp. FSL H7-0737 harbors:
- a CDS encoding thiamine pyrophosphate-binding protein; translated protein: MYFLKTVADYMSEALRNLGVTHSFGIIGKSICPIVLKMVDYGIEFIPGRHESSSGFEAAGYALKTGKLGVAFGTSGPGGTNLLTAAAHAKANNLPVLFITGHQSIKELGIPQCQDSTSFLADLADMFRPATLYSKLIERGDHFNTIFNHAISIALSGNRGPVHLCIPFDVQTELLEECNIVIPERESLVSHANIDRVLDAINNSKNPIIIAGKGVNRSGAHSELIQLAETFNIPVVTSPGGKGAIAWDHPLYHGPIGVGGCTHGDDLLNQSDLFIVLGSRLSDMTICNLKRENHPATLIQFDSDPTFVGKILFSKTIPVTGDLRDNLVYYLNNIDTNNITKREAPTNSDYTEEPPILPNLSLASVLSTMSDLIPYNSTVFVDDGSHGFHAAKWYKVKKPGSFVFDAYFACMGNSIGMAIGAKVAAPEETIFCITGDGCFMMLGAEINAAVCKDIPVIFIVVNNKQLDMALKGMEKTTGRIDGTIYEVPMDAVKFAESLGAKGYKCETAEEFETAIKDAVAINRVAVIELLTDRDEVPPTAHRTLNLN
- a CDS encoding DNA-binding protein, whose amino-acid sequence is MSMFNGTESDLPSGLSKPALRALHGAGYTQIHQISKLTESELLQLHGMGPKGIDVLRRALTVKGLSFASES
- a CDS encoding SDR family NAD(P)-dependent oxidoreductase — its product is MTLKGKVALVTGSSRGAGRGIALELARRGAFVYITGRTTDVSVTEHIKGSIDSVLREIKESGGSGAVIRCDHTKDQETEAVIRQIAEEQGRLDILVNNVWGGNDLAIEQKPFWELPTAHWDNMFNAGVRAQMITNYYAIPLMRKAKTGGLIIHTTFWDHYKYLGNFYYDLSKNALLRMAFGLSKELKDDGIAVMPLSPGWMRTEAVLEAMNTDEEHWQEVEELKMSESTTYIGRAVTALAADPKVMSMSGEPQLVGKLAEKYGFTDIDGRIIPSFII
- a CDS encoding carboxymuconolactone decarboxylase family protein; protein product: MKDNVNSGLNHFTNLSGDYGAKALAPIKEHFPDLAEFIMGNAYGDIFQRNTIEADWKEIAVISALISMGQFDQLGVHYVMALRVGVTVEQLKGILLHLVPAIGAPRIITAFNILLETIEEIK
- a CDS encoding helix-turn-helix transcriptional regulator gives rise to the protein MRADRLLSILLLLQNRGKMTSRELAQTLEVSERTVFRDMEALSASGIPILAERGREGGWMLTEGYRTSLTGMKPQEIGSLLLSADASIMKDLGIQDDYSSALLKLEAASSHRLSNPANYLSERIHIDGASWHPSDETYPFLSVLQRALWEDRKVKITYLRSNETTVRFIEPLGLVAKRGVWYVVAKSKDELRTFRVSRLVNVEETHEWFKRPDDFDLKQYWEESTTAFKAALPKYQVKLRVKTSVLKELQRERFVSVQLIEPTSNAEWVNVDAEFNTIESACRIILSFSPSVIVLSPQELLEMVKSAIAKISAIYEDF
- a CDS encoding 3-oxoacyl-[acyl-carrier-protein] synthase III C-terminal domain-containing protein, translating into MTGIRIQDIDIYHPSNKVGNDFFIKHFDEKGIDIRGLLTTLGRDTRYSIKNEEENSLTMAFEAASNVLDKNGLTGADIDLIAYASQTPEYIFPTNSLMIHRLINGASHTICIDSNANCAGMTASVEQVSRQMQANPRIKRALVIGSDYVAPHADKNDPVYYANFGDAAAAVLLVRDDNAVGFIDSVYQTDTCVYGNSMFPAEGLANLGRKGVAAGEFNVKFIPFDDSICVDAASESIRTLLSDNNIAPESIKAACFSQLSLPNIVGVCEKVGIDREVAVYIGDEFGYTSTSSPFIALHKAITTGKIERGDKVLFWTVGAGWQNVAFVIEY
- a CDS encoding methyl-accepting chemotaxis protein, with the translated sequence MNWMHKLPLKQRIVAGCYLVAALFAIPVLVTFMILGNIILGIVLIVVLAALTFPVARFIERTLTSSFDDIANVSHSISKGDFTSRADENGSMGDVSRSFNTMIDKLKKILTEASQITRQVMDASRGIEDKNQNLKIVMAQVASSSNELALGANEISTDIAEMTESIKDIENKVSNYTNSTKEMNRRSIHTLELVEQGRQSVDTQAEGMRKNIQATQKVADTIEALSHNARGITMITKTITEIAEQTNLLSLNASIEAARAGEHGRGFAVVAQEVRKLAEESTASTKEVFGLVRSIETDIKQAIDNIAINEEVVQVQNEMITQSAHIFAQIVQSVQYITEQISSFSAESDLMLESALKISSAIENISAITQQTAAGTEEVSAAMNEQINALQSVAEETEKMTQAVFNLQKTIHIFKF
- the glpK gene encoding glycerol kinase GlpK; protein product: MILSLDQGTTSSRAIVFDEDARIVSQGQYEVEQSFPHPGWVEHDPEQIWASQLAAARDAITQGGITPQEVYSIGITNQRETALIWDRATGKPIYPAIVWQDRRTAELCEEIKSKGLEGLIASKTGLVVDAYFSATKFSWILDHVEGARERANNGELLAGTVDSWLIWKLTGGAVHATDVTNASRTMLYNLHERCWDEVLMEELRVPRSILPEVRMSGSEFGAADAQWFGTEIPIHSVLGDQQAALFGHTCLEPGSAKNTYGTGCFILMNTGTEAVVSSHGLLTTVAWGMGDELYYALEGSVFVAGAAVQWLQEGLGLITEPAGSEDKAREVEDSEGVVVVPAFTGLGAPYWDMYARGAVFGLTRGTTSGHLVRATLESLAFQSRDVIGAMEKDAGMPLTGLRVDGGAVRNDLLMQFQSDILGSEVTRTTYAETTALGAALLAGLTSGVWTREQLESFNKAERVFSPVMGIDERERRYNAWKDAVARTMGWEKHERYQ